In Nonlabens agnitus, the DNA window TTGATGACACCTTTGCGCACTTCCAGTTTAGTCTTGTTATTGGCATTTTCAGAAAAATCCAGAAACGTTTTTGAGGCTTCTAGCGCCACAATGTAGCTACCGTCAAAGATGATCTGGGAAAGAGTGGCCGTAAGATTAGCACTCTGTCTAGGCGAGAATGCTACGGGAACAAAAGTTCCAGGTTCGCCGCCAGCAATCTCTCCTGGTAGTGGCGTAATGGGTTGTTTCAGCTGATTTTGATAGTCTGCCGTACCAGTGACTTGCGGCAGGCCAGTTGCTGTAGTTTCCCATTTTTGCTTGAGCGCTGCAGCGATATCTCGCTTGGCATTCAAGGCTTGGTAGTTGTTGTTGAGCGCAAAATCGATGGCTTCTTCCAGCGTGAAAGCATAACTCTCCAGACCAGTTGTGGTTTGTTGTGAGTTCGCTTTCGCGAAAGCGAAAAACATCAAAATCAACGTCACATAGGATAATCTGTTCATTTAGTCGTGGTTTGATTGGGTTAGTTGGTTCAATATTTTACGTCCGGTAGGCGTGACGATACCGCGCAGGTGATATTCCAGATATTGATCGTACAGTTTGTCTTGTGGGAACTGATCTACTGGAAAAATGGAAATATCCTTTATTCCTTGAATGCCAATAAAATACATGCGTGCAACAAAGGTCTTGTCAATATTATCGCGGTAAAGTCCCAGGTCGATGCCTCTTTCTACATTGCGATAAATGCAATTATCCATAAAATCGTACATCTGTTTGTTGACCAGCTTGTGTATTTCTGGATAGTACTTTTGAAGCTGATAAATAGAAGAGGTGTTGTCACCTTTGAGTTCCCGCATGACATAGCTCTTGATCTCATAGAGCTCCTCAATGGGGTTGCGGTCCTCACAGGTAGAGATTTTTTCAACACCATTGCATATGTGATGACACATGTGCAGAGAGGTGGCTGCGACCAGTTCGCTCTTGTTTTTATAATGGGTGTAGAGCGTCTTCTTACTCATTCCCATCTTGTTGGCAATCTCGTCCATGGTTACACTTTTGAAACCATGGTTGATGAACATGTCCAGCGACTCTGTTAAAATTAATTCTTTAGTTTCCATAATTGAAGCTGCAAAAGTACACCTAGGAAACTTTAAAAACTAATAAAGTTTCCAAAGTTTTATATTTATTTAACATTGGACTATTTTTCATAGAAGATGTATGTAACCTTGCCTATTTTTGAAACCATGACATCAATGGAAAACTTGCGATCCCAATTTCTAGAATACCTACAGCAAAAGGTAACTTTAACAGAGCCTGCCGGGCTTTACGATCCCGTACATTATATCCTACAACTAGGCGGCAAGCGATTGCGACCATTAATGACGTTGATGAGCGCGCAGATGTATGGTGCGCCTGTCACTAGCGCCATGGATGCCGCCGTAGCGGTTGAGGTTTTTCACAACTTCACCTTGCTGCATGATGATATTATGGATGCTGCAGACTTGCGTCGTGGCCAGGCCACGGTCCATAAAAAATGGGATGTCAATACCGGTATTTTGAGTGGTGATGCGATGATGATCATGGCCTATCAACAGTTTCTATCCTATGAGCCTAAGACCTTCTATGATCTAAACAAACTATTTTCAAAGACAGCACTTGAGGTTTGTGAAGGCCAGCAATATGACGTGGATTTTGAAACTCGGGATGATGTTACTGTTGATGAATATCTATTAATGATCAAGCTCAAGACATCGGTTTTAGTGGGTTGTGCCCTGCAAATGGGAGCGATTATTGCGCAAAAAGATATTGTGGAGCAGGAAAAAATCTACAACTATGGTATCGAGTTGGGAATGGCGTTTCAATTGATGGATGACTATCTGGACGCCTTTGGTGATCCAGAGACTTTTGGAAAGGAAGTAGGCGGCGATATTAGAGAAAACAAGAAGACCTACTTGTACTTAAAATCTATTGACAACAAAGATTTTGCTGCAGAACTTAAAGATCTTTTCGCTCAAGATTACCGCAGCTTGACTGATCAAGAAATTGAAGATAAAAAGGCCCGAGCAAAAGAACTTTTTGTCAATAGTGGTGGCGCTAATCGCACACTGGAAGCGATTGAAGATTACACTCAAAAAGCCCTCAAAACCGTTGAGTCACTCGATATGGAAAAAGAGCACAAAACCATCTTGAAAAAGTTCTCTCAAGATCTTACGTCTAGAATAAGTTAACCATGGAACTGGCGCGCATTCAAGAACAGCTGGAAGCTAAACATCACATTTTTATGGTGTACCGCAATCAGGTGAATAAAGATCTGGAGCGATCTGGTTATGATGCGATTGTAGAGAATAATCCGCAAGAGTTTTTAGGAGCTTTGATCGACTTGTTGAATGAGGCGATTGAAGATCGAGACCCTAAGCTAAAGCAACTCTATTATCTCGCCGATGTCCAAGAAAAAAACCTAGAACATGGAATCGTTCTAGGTTTCTTATCCAGAGAATGGATCAAAATTAAGTATCGATTGAATCAGTAAGGGCTGGCGTACCAGCCCAAACCAATCATCAACAATAATTTTAATTGTTCATCTCTTCATTATATTCTTCAGTAGCATCTTTAATACGCTCACTCATAGTCTGATTGCTATTGCTGTTGAATTCTTCCATAAATTCTTCAATAGCATCACTTTTTTGATCGTCATATTTTTTACGTGACTTGATCAATTCCTTGTTTAGGTCGTATAATGCCTCGTCAATTTCCTCTAGGTTTTCTAGATTCTCATCAAGGTCTGTTTCGGCATTGTTTTTCTCCATCTCATACTCTTTCATCTCCTTTTGCACGTCTGCAACAGCATCCATCACATCGTCAATTTTTAAGTAAGCTGGCATTCTATTCACCATCTCATTAAAACTCGCTCTCAAGGTTTTTTGATAGGTATTTTTTTCGTCGTCTGCAGCTTCGTACAAGGCTATGCGGTCATCCTGTACTTTAGCATAATTATCAAAATTGATGATGGTCACATATCCAGTATCGTCATAATTCACATTGTCTACAAAATCTCTGTACGCATCATAATCTATGGAAGTATCGTTTTCAAGACTTAAGCGTATGTCCACAATCTCCTCGTTAAGATCCTGCACCGCTTCTTCTACATCGGCAATACGGCTTTTGATAGCACCTTCTGTAGCATTATCATTGCTTAAAGTAGCGTTTAAACGATCCATTCTATTTCTTACGTCTTTCACTTCCTTCATGACCAGATTAGTTTTTAAATAAGCCGGCATTTGTGCTACAAAAGTTTCAAAAGAAGCGTATGCTTTTTCACCATTCATCTTGTCTCTTAGATTGGGACTTGTAGAAAGATTTTTAATGTCATTCTGCAATTGGCCATATTCCTCAAAACCTGTAATGGTTAAGTTGTTATCCTTATCCACGTTTACATTGGTTTTCATTTCGTTTGCCATCGTTTCGGCATCCTCACGGGTTACAACAGCAACGACGTCAGAATCATCTTCCGTTGCGTCGTCTTCATCATACACTTCCATGACGAGCGTCTCATCCGTTTTTTCTTCTTTACATGCTGTCATCGCTAGAGAAACAGCAATCATTGTTATAAATATCTTTTTCATAGTTTTTGGTTTTGTAATAGCAACATACGACCATTGTGTAGGAATTACCCTTAATTTAATCATAAGTCTAGCGTGTGGAAGTCTATACCGCTTGATAATTAACACATATTATTATCGCATTAAAACCGAATTAACATACCGAGATCATGAGATGGGAAGCATCTGCATGGAAAGGAGTTGGGATGTGTAGGATGATTTCGCTTTCGCGAAAGCGAACTCTTAAAAAAGCACTCTTACAAACGGCTGCAACCCGTTTCTATAAATACTGCGATCCTCATTGAACAATACATCATAGCGAACGCCTATGACCACAGGACCATTAGAATAACCAGCGCCCAGGAATAATGCAGGAACCCAGTAATTGTCATCGAGAAATTGATCGTCCTCAAAATTTCTATTTACATTAAGCAATTCAAAATCAGAGCTAAGCTGGATCTCACGAATGGGTTGAAAGATACCGATAAAGCTACCACCTAGAATGGTGCTGGTAAAATCCAGCCCATCGTTAAAGCCATTGCGGTTATCAAAATTGCGCTTTACATAACTACCATTGAGACCGACGCCAACGCCTACATATGGATTGACCTGATAGATTGCCTGCGGTGCTACTTGAATTGCGGTGTATCCAGTGCTAAAATTGAGACCTAGATTACCTCCATAACGCACGCGATTCCAAAAGTCTGAACCAGCATCTTGAGCAACCATGCCGCTGCAAATCGAGATCCCAAAAAGTAAAGTGATTATCAGATTTTTAGAAAAAATAGAAGCCATTGTCTGAAGTTATAGTGCAATCGTTATAAATATACAAAACGCTATGCCGTACAAAGCCAATTCTTTACTTTTGCTGTAATTATCGAAAACGGGACTTTTCCCGATAGATTTATGGATAAATTTTCTTTTCTAAATGCAGCACACACTGCATTCTTTGCACAACTTTACGATGAATATCTAATCAATCCAGACCGCGTGGAGCCATCGTGGCGCGCATTTTTCCAAGGCTTTGATTTTGGAATGGAGTCTGCTGGTGATGGTGAAGTACAGGTAGTTTATGAAGATAGAGGCGAGACCAAAACAGTGGACGTGTCTGAAAAGATGCGCAAGGAATTTGAGGTGGTCCAGCTTATTGATGGCTACAGGACTCGTGGTCACTTATTTACCAAAACAAACCCAGTAAGGGAACGTCGCAAATACGAGCCTACTTTAGAACTATCCAACTTTGGACTTTCTGATGCAGATTTGAATACAGAGTTTGAATCTGGCGAATTGATCGGTTTAGGTAAAACCACCTTGAAGAATATTGTCAATCACTTGAAGCAAGTGTATTGTGACAGTATCGGTGTAGAATATATGTATGTGCGTTCTCCAGAGCAGGTCAAATGGATACAGAGCTGGTTGCATAGAAACAACAATCACCCAGATTTTGATAAATCCCAAAAATTACAGATTCTTAAGAAGCTTAATGAAGCAGTTTCTTTTGAATCCTTTTTGCATACAAAATACGTAGGACAGAAACGTTTCTCTTTAGAAGGGAACGAGTCGTTGATTCCTGCATTGGACAGCTTGATTGAAAACGCTGCAGATAAAGGCGTGAATCAGTTTGTGCTGGGAATGGCGCACCGTGGTCGTTTGAATGTGTTGAGTAACATCTTCGGCAAGCCGGTGTCTGATATCTTTTCAGAATTTGATGGTAAGGATTACGAGCAGGATATTTTTGATGGTGACGTTAAGTATCACTTAGGTTATACCAGCAAACGTAAAACCGATAATGGGAATCAAATCAACATCAACATTGTTCCCAACCCATCACACTTAGAAACCGTAGGCGCCGTAGTAGAAGGTATTGCGCGAGCAAAACAAGACATGCATACGCCAGACGACTTTTCTAAAGTATTGCCTATCGTACTGCACGGTGATGCGGCGATCGCAGGGCAAGGTGTAGTTTATGAAGTGGTGCAAATGGCAAAACTGGATGCCTATAAAACCGCTGGTACCATTCACCTAGTGGTGAACAACCAGGTAGGCTTTACTACAAATTATCTGGATGCTAGATCAAGCACCTATTGTACTGACATTGCTAAAGTGACTTTATCGCCTGTACTTCACGTCAATGCAGACGATGCAGAAGCTGTGGTACACGCCATGAACTTTGCATTTGAATATAGAATGCAGTTTCAGAGTGATGTATTTATCGACCTGTTGGGTTATAGAAAATACGGTCACAATGAAGGTGACGAGCCACGATTCACGCAACCACAATTGTATAAAGCCATCAGCAAGCATGAGAATCCGCGAGATATTTATGCAGATAAATTGTTGAAAGCTGGATTCATTGAGGAAAATACAGTGGCAGATCTAGAGAAGGCCTACAAAGACAAATTAGAGGATCAATTGATCACTTCCAGAAAACAAGAAAACACGGTGATCACGCCATTCATGCAGGATGAATGGGAAGGTTATGAAACGGCAGATGAAGAATTGATGATGAAGGTCGTCAAGTCTGGCGTGAAGAAAAAGACCCTTGAAGAGATCACTAAAACTATATCAACATTACCTAAGGATGAAAACTTCATCCGCAAGATCAAGAAGATTGTAGAATCCCGTCAGCAAATGTGGGATGAGGACAAACTGGATTGGGCCATGGGCGAGCACCTAGCTTACGGTTCCTTGATGCTAGAAGGCTACAATGTAAGAATGAGCGGTCAGGACGTGGAACGTGGAACTTTTTCTCACCGTCATGCGGTAGTAAAATCCGAGAATCATGAGAACGAATTTATTCTGCACAATTTCCTAGATGCAGAAGGTAAGATGGAAATCTATAACTCACACCTTTCAGAATATGGAGTAGTAGGTTTTGAGTATGGTTATGCCATGGCACAGCCAGAGACCTTGACCATTTGGGAAGCACAGTTTGGTGATTTCTCAAACGGTGCACAAATCATGATTGACCAGTACATCAGTGCTGGTGAGGACAAATGGAAAAATCAAAACGGACTGGTATTGCTATTGCCACATGGTTATGAAGGCCAAGGCGCAGAGCATTCCAGTGCGAGAATGGAGCGTTATTTACAATTGTGTGCTAAGGACAATATGTGGATGGCAAACTGTACGACGCCAGCAAACATGTTTCACCTATTGAGACGCCAGATGCTGGTCAACTACCGCAAGCCGTTGACCGTTTTTACTCCTAAATCATTGTTGAGAAGCCCACGTGCAGTGAGCTCTATTGATGAGTTTGTCAATGGTCATTTTCAAGAAGTGATCGATGTGGATGGTGACGCTTTCGCGAAAGCGGAAACCCTAGTATTCACTAGTGGTAAATTCTACTATGATCTATTGGAATATAGAGAAGAACACGACCGCAATGATGTTGCCCTTGTACGTGTGGAACAATTGTTCCCGCTACCGGTGGAGCAGATCAAGGAAGTGATCAAAAAATACGGATCCAAGGATGTCGTATGGGCGCAGGAAGAACCGCGCAACATGGGAGCTTATTCCCATTTAATGTTGCACATGCCAGAAACCAGAACATGGCGCGTGTGCTCAAGAAACATGTATGCCGCACCAGCTAGTGGAAGCTCTACAAGATCCAAAGCTAGACAGGCACGAGTAATAGAAGACGTATTTAATACCAACAAATAGCATTATGGCTCTAGAAATGAAAGTGCCCTCACCGGGCGAGTCGATTACAGAAGTAGAAATAGCAGAATGGCTGGTTGCCGATGGTGACTGGGTTGAAAAAGACCAGGCCATTGCAGAGGTAGATAGCGACAAGGCCACACTGGAATTACCAGCAGAGGCCAGCGGTATCATCACGCTTAAAGCTGAAGAAGGAGACGCTGTTGCCGTAGGTGCCGTCGTTTGCCTTATCGATACTGAAGCAGAAAACCCTAACGCTGGCGGCTCATCAGACAAAAAGTCTGAAGCAGATAGCAATGAAGAAGATGCTAAAAAAGCACCATCGTCCATGGGTAAAGGTGATGAAGGTGGCGGCAAGGCTCCAGAAAAAGAGATCGCCAAAAAAGATGACAAAACTGCGGACAAAAAGAATTCTGAAAAGGCACCACAGCCTAATCAGGCCAAAGATACTTATGCCAGCGGCACACCTAGTCCTGCTGCAAGAAAGGTACTTGATGAGAAAGGAATTGATACCAATTCTGTTAGTGGTTCTGGTCGTGATGGCCGCATCACTAAAGACGATGCTGTAAAGGCAGAAGGAAAGGCATCTATGGGAACTCCAGGAAATGGATCACGTGGCGAGTCACGTTCCAAGCTTTCTATGTTGCGTAGAAAAGTAGCAGAACGTCTGGTAAGTGCCAAGAATGAAACAGCGATGCTTACCACTTTCAACGAGGCAGACATGCACGCAATTTTTGCATTGCGTACAGAATATAAAGACGCCTTTAAAGCTAAGCATGGCGTTTCTCTAGGGTTTATGTCTTTCTTCACAAAAGCAGTGGTCAGAGCATTAGACATGTATCCAGCAGTGAACTCTATGATCGACGGTAAGGAGATGGTGTCTTATGACTTTAAGGATATTTCCATTGCTGTATCAGGACCTAAAGGATTGATGGTTCCCGTGATTAGAAATGCAGAGAACCTATCTTTTAGAGGTGTAGAACAAGAAGTAAAACGACTGGCACTAAGAGCTCGTGACGGTGAGATCACCGTGGACGAAATGACTGGTGGAACATTTACCATCACAAATGGTGGTGTCTTTGGTAGCATGATGAGTACACCTATTATCAATCCGCCGCAGAGTGCGATCCTAGGAATGCACAATATTATCGAGCGACCAGTGGTTATTGATGGCGATATTGTTGCAAGACCTATGATGTACCTAGCGGTTTCTTATGATCACAGAATCATCGACGGTAAGGAATCGGTAGGATTCTTAGTAGCGATCAAAGAAGCACTGGAAAATCCCATTGAGCTGTTGATGGATAACGATGTCAAGAAGGCATTGGAGCTATAGAAATATTGTTGAACCAATAAAGAGCGACAGCATCGCACCGAGCGTGTCGAAATGTCGAAATATGGTTTTACTATAAAATATGTTTAAAAAGCGACCTCAATCGAGGTCGCTTTTTATTTTTTCACTTTCGCGCCTGCCTATCTGCAGACGAGAATGCGAAATAATTCAGACGCTGAGGTCATTTTCATGGAATGGCGCAGTATATTTTGCCGTTCAAAACAATCCAAATACATGAGGTGCCTATTATTCATCTTACCCGTATTATTTTTCTCTTGCAAAAATGAAAATCAGCCTGAAAAGCAACTAGAAATCCCACAATCAGAAAACGAGGTAAAAACCTATCAAGCCGAGTTAGCCTATGAATATAAGGCCCAACTAGGTGAAGGTGCCTTATGGGATGCCGCAACGCAGAGGCTTTATTGGATCGATATTTTTGGAAAGGAACTCCATGTTTTTGATCCAGTAACCCATACAGACAAAACCTATGATACAGGATCGGTTGTAGGAACGGTAGTTTCCGTAAATGATGAGAAAGTGATGGTCGCTTTGGTAGAGGGAATTTTTTCTATTGATTTAACTACTGGAGCTGTTGAGTTGTTTTCAGACACCACGGATACTGAAGTTCCGGGTCGATTTAATGACGGCAAAGTAGATCCCAATGGGAATTTCTGGGTAGGATCCATGCCATGGGATCAAGAAGCTAGAATGGGTAAGCTCTATAAAATCGATGGTGAAGGAAATGCAACAGTAATGCTTACTGGTATAGGTATATCCAATGGTATTGTATGGGCAAAGGATAAATCGACCATGTATTCTATAGACACCAAGCTCAATAACGTGCGAGCTTTTGATTATGATGTCGCTACCAGTACCATAAGTAACGAGCGTGTCGTTGTTGAAGTTCCGGAAGAATTGGGAAATCCAGACGGTATGGCGATTGATGAAAATGACCAGCTCTGGATTGGACTATGGAACGGCGGTATCGTTGCCCACTATGACCCTAAAAGCGGCGAACTTTTATCTAAAATTGAAGTTCCTGCACATAATGTGACTTCTTGCGCTTTTGGCGGCGAGAATCTGGACGAGCTTTACATCACAACCGCAACCCAAGATATGACAGATGAAGAGATTGAAAAATATCCTCTGGCAGGTTCTGTTTTTGTGGTGAAACCTGGTGTACAAGGAGTAAAAAGTGCTGTTTTCGGCAAAAGCAACTAATACAGTAAAAAAACAAAGCCATCTGAAAAACGGTAGGTTTTTCAAGATGGCTTGATGTTGTAGGTTTTAAGATGAGACTAAATCCTATCAGCAATTGAAGCTTGACTCACTGGAATGTTGCGATCTATTTTTCCAATCATACCTTGTAAAGCCTTACCTGGGCCAACCTCGATAAATTCAGTAGCACCATCTTTGATCATTTCTTGAATAGACTGCGTCCATTTTACGGGAGCTGTAAGCTGGTAGATCAAATTAGTCACTATATCGTCTGTAGCTGTGGTAGCTAGATTCGTCACATTCTGATAGACGGGACATTTAGGCTTCTCAAATTCTGTTGCGTCAATAGCTTTGGCAAGGCGTTCTCTGGCTGGTTCCATTAATGGAGAATGAAAAGCACCACCAACAGGTAAGACCAAAGTTCTCTTGGCGCCTTTTTCCTTGAGTTTTTCGCAAGCCGCCTCAACGGCAGGAATTTCTCCAGAAATCACCAACTGGCCTGGACAATTATAATTGGCCGCAACCACAACACCACGAGTATCACTACAGACACGTTCAATAATGTCGTCCTGCAAACCTAATATGGCAGCCATGGTACTGGCCTGCATCTCACAGGCATCTTGCATGGCAAGAGCGCGTTCGCTAACAATGCGTAATCCATCTTCAAAACTCAATGCGCCAACGGCAGTCAAAGCACTTAATTCGCCTAGACTGTGACCTGCGACCATATCTGGAGCAAAATCATCACCCATTACTTTAGCTAGAATAACCGAATGTAAAAAAACCGCAGGTTGTGTCACCTTGGTTTCTTTGAGCTCTTCTGCAGTGCCTTCAAACATGATTTTAGAAATATCAAAGCCTAAAATCTCATTGGCTTTATGAAATAGATCTCGAGCCACCTCAAAGTGGTCATATAAGTCTTTTCCCATTCCCGTAAACTGGGCTCCTTGACCAGGAAATACGTATGCTTTCATATATTACTTTCTTAATTCAAATTTAAGGGATTATTTGGAGTTTGGCTTTAGCTATCCGTTCTAGGAATACTCGTCTAAAACAACTAAATCCTGAATGTTGTAATGCAAACAACCTAAGAACTAACGAAGCTCCCAAGTCTCATAATCAAAAGAGTACTTGTGGCGCTCATCAGTGCCGTGAGAAGTACTGTTTACCAGTTTCCATTTGGACTTGTCGATGCGTGGGAAGTAGGCATCAGCATCAAAGGTTCCATGTACTCTGGTCAGTTCGATTTTGTTGGCATATGACATACCTAGCGAGTAGATCTCGCCGCCACCTATAATAAATGGACTAGCATCATTACCTACAGCAGCTAGTGCCGTGTCCATATCGTGAACGATGATGGCATGATCACTGGTATAATTTTTATCACGTGTAATCACGATATGAGTACGATTAGGTAATGGCTTGTCAAAGCTGTCAAAGGTTTTGCGACCCATGATGATATGGTGACCTGTGGTCAAAGCTTTAAACCTCTTGAAATCATCTGGTAAATGCCAGACGATCTCGCCATTTTTACCTAGCTCATTATTTTCTCCAGCGGCCGCGATCATGGTGATTGTTTTGCTATTGGGAAGTGGAGCCATGGGATTATCCAGTTTCACCTCAGGCAATGGATGATTTTTGTCCACTTTGGATTGGAGCTTTTGGATCTTGTCCACTTGCTTTTGAACCAGTCTCTCGTACTGTCGCTTTTCCCATTCGGGACCTAGAATTCTCTTAGTGATGAATACATTAAAGGCGTGATAGGCAAGAAGTAGGAACCAGACCATGATAACCCAGATCCACCAGTCAATACCTAGAAACTGCGGTATTTCTTCCTGGATTAACAACTGGCTCGCAATGATCAAACCTACTGATCCTATTAGGAAAACCACAAAATGCGTGAATAATCTACGTTTTTGCTTGATGCGCAATCTCGCATTCTCAATCATCTCCTTTTGATCGGGATCGATTGCCTTACGTTCTCTTTTCTTACTACCTAACATTGGATTACATTTATATCAAATTTACGTGTTACACGCCATTCACTTTCTTAACCTATGTATAATTTAAGAACGCACTATCCTGCGCTCCAGGATTACACCTATCTCAACACCGCAGCTCATGGATTGATTAGTACCGTGGTGGTAGATTATAAGGCTTCCCTAAATCATGAGCTACTTCATCATCCAGCTTATTTTGCTGAGCGGCGCACACCATTTATGAACGAAGTGCGCAACAGTCTTTCCAGCTATCTTGATTCACATTACCATCTCACGGCTCTAGTATCTAATTTTTCACTCGCGTTCAATGCATTGCTGGAAGGTATTCCAGCCACAAAGAAGTTTTTACTGGTCAAAGGTGATTACCCATCCGTCAACTGGCCGGTAGAGGCTCGTAAATTTCAATGCTGTTATGCAGACCTCAATGCCTCTTTAGAAGAAAATATATGGCAAGCCTGTGAGCAACACCAGCCAGATTTCTTGGCATTGTCCATAGTCCAATATATTTCTGGTATTAGGATAAGCTTGAAGTTTTTGAAGGATCTAAAAGTCCAATTTCCGGACTTGATCATCATCGCAGATGGAACCCAGTATATAGGTGTGGAAGAATTTCGCTTTCGCGAAAGCGGAATAGACATACTCGCCGCATCCTGTTATAAATGGCTCGACGCTGGCGACGGTAATGCTTTTATCACCTTCAAAGAAGATGTGGTGGAACGGATCAAACCAAAATTTACCGGATTCAATAGCGTGCAGGATTTCAAGAACGACCGCGGCAGTTTTATGGGGCATTTTGAGCCTGGACATCAGGACATGATGGCCTTCGGTGGTTTGCAAAAAGCTGTTGAGTTTTGCGATGAATACGGTATGCAGCACATTGAAAAGCAAATAAAAATCCTTACTGATGCCGCGATGGATGCCTTTACACAACGTAACCTTTTAAAGCCTGAAGTAACGGCACGCGATCGTCATTCTTCTATTTTTAATATTAGCGGTGATGAGGTCTTGATGGAACGTCTAAGTGATCAAAACATCATCGTATCACAGCGTGGCGATGGCTTGCGCGTGAGCTTTTCCTATTACAACTCGATGGATGACCTGCATCGTTTGCTGGATGTGATCGACAGCCATTAAGGTTAATGCAGACGTCACCTTAAAAATGGAGATTGATTTGAGTCAACCATTTGTCAAGATGGATCTTAAAGAAAGCGCTTTTATTACGACTGTAATATCATATCTTAAACTTTAAAGGGTGTTGTGGTCATGTATAGTCGGTTTCTTTGAAAATGGCTAGCCTAAGCTCTAAGTTTGATAAAATTGTACTCCATG includes these proteins:
- a CDS encoding SMP-30/gluconolactonase/LRE family protein, translated to MRCLLFILPVLFFSCKNENQPEKQLEIPQSENEVKTYQAELAYEYKAQLGEGALWDAATQRLYWIDIFGKELHVFDPVTHTDKTYDTGSVVGTVVSVNDEKVMVALVEGIFSIDLTTGAVELFSDTTDTEVPGRFNDGKVDPNGNFWVGSMPWDQEARMGKLYKIDGEGNATVMLTGIGISNGIVWAKDKSTMYSIDTKLNNVRAFDYDVATSTISNERVVVEVPEELGNPDGMAIDENDQLWIGLWNGGIVAHYDPKSGELLSKIEVPAHNVTSCAFGGENLDELYITTATQDMTDEEIEKYPLAGSVFVVKPGVQGVKSAVFGKSN
- the fabD gene encoding ACP S-malonyltransferase; its protein translation is MKAYVFPGQGAQFTGMGKDLYDHFEVARDLFHKANEILGFDISKIMFEGTAEELKETKVTQPAVFLHSVILAKVMGDDFAPDMVAGHSLGELSALTAVGALSFEDGLRIVSERALAMQDACEMQASTMAAILGLQDDIIERVCSDTRGVVVAANYNCPGQLVISGEIPAVEAACEKLKEKGAKRTLVLPVGGAFHSPLMEPARERLAKAIDATEFEKPKCPVYQNVTNLATTATDDIVTNLIYQLTAPVKWTQSIQEMIKDGATEFIEVGPGKALQGMIGKIDRNIPVSQASIADRI
- a CDS encoding dihydrofolate reductase, whose product is MLGSKKRERKAIDPDQKEMIENARLRIKQKRRLFTHFVVFLIGSVGLIIASQLLIQEEIPQFLGIDWWIWVIMVWFLLLAYHAFNVFITKRILGPEWEKRQYERLVQKQVDKIQKLQSKVDKNHPLPEVKLDNPMAPLPNSKTITMIAAAGENNELGKNGEIVWHLPDDFKRFKALTTGHHIIMGRKTFDSFDKPLPNRTHIVITRDKNYTSDHAIIVHDMDTALAAVGNDASPFIIGGGEIYSLGMSYANKIELTRVHGTFDADAYFPRIDKSKWKLVNSTSHGTDERHKYSFDYETWELR
- a CDS encoding aminotransferase class V-fold PLP-dependent enzyme, with product MYNLRTHYPALQDYTYLNTAAHGLISTVVVDYKASLNHELLHHPAYFAERRTPFMNEVRNSLSSYLDSHYHLTALVSNFSLAFNALLEGIPATKKFLLVKGDYPSVNWPVEARKFQCCYADLNASLEENIWQACEQHQPDFLALSIVQYISGIRISLKFLKDLKVQFPDLIIIADGTQYIGVEEFRFRESGIDILAASCYKWLDAGDGNAFITFKEDVVERIKPKFTGFNSVQDFKNDRGSFMGHFEPGHQDMMAFGGLQKAVEFCDEYGMQHIEKQIKILTDAAMDAFTQRNLLKPEVTARDRHSSIFNISGDEVLMERLSDQNIIVSQRGDGLRVSFSYYNSMDDLHRLLDVIDSH